The following are encoded together in the Candidatus Margulisiibacteriota bacterium genome:
- a CDS encoding pre-16S rRNA-processing nuclease YqgF, with product MTLSKGSCILAVDPGKDKTGLAVLMGNGSIAERKVAPSFSVTDDISALAVKHGAELVIIGSGGPFRQLEKNLAFLNLKADIIFVNEKGSTLEARKLYWRHNRKKWYLSLIPSTLILPPEPYDDFAAVVIGRRYLKAE from the coding sequence ATGACCCTGTCAAAAGGCTCCTGCATCCTTGCGGTTGACCCGGGCAAGGACAAAACAGGGCTTGCGGTCCTTATGGGTAACGGCTCTATAGCGGAAAGAAAAGTAGCACCGTCATTTTCGGTAACGGATGATATCTCCGCACTGGCTGTCAAGCACGGTGCGGAACTGGTGATAATCGGAAGCGGAGGGCCATTCCGCCAGCTGGAAAAAAACCTGGCTTTTCTGAACCTGAAAGCCGATATAATCTTTGTGAATGAAAAAGGCTCCACCCTTGAGGCAAGAAAACTGTACTGGCGGCATAACAGGAAAAAATGGTATCTGTCCCTCATCCCTTCCACTCTGATCCTGCCTCCGGAACCTTATGATGACTTTGCCGCCGTTGTGATAGGCAGGCGCTATCTTAAGGCAGAGTAA